One Pseudomonas ekonensis DNA window includes the following coding sequences:
- a CDS encoding peptidoglycan DD-metalloendopeptidase family protein, translated as MTTESSKAPPLYPKTHLLAASGIAALLSLALLVFPSSDVEAKKTTLSLELESPVEQLTQDQDAADAAQATSEPVTSPFAQIENSDETAPETAQAPAAPAAPTETKKAPGHREVVVAKGDTLSTLFEKVGLPAAAVHEVLASDKQAKQFSQLKHGQKLEFELNPEGQLVNLHSKVSDVETITLTRNDKGFAFNRVTAKPTVRTAYVHGVINSSLSQSAARAGLSHSLTMDMASVFGYDVDFAQDIRQGDEFDVIYEQKVVNGKAVGNGPILSARFTNRGKTYTAVRYTNKQGNSSYYTADGNSMRKAFIRTPVDFARISSKFSMGRKHPILNKIRAHKGVDYAAPRGTPIKAAGDGKVLLAGRRGGYGNTVIIQHGNTYRTLYGHMQGFAKGVKTGGTVKQGQVIGYIGTTGLSTGPHLHYEFQVNGVHVDPLGQKLPMADPIAKSERARFLAQSQPLMARMDQEKATLLASSKR; from the coding sequence ATGACCACTGAATCGTCTAAAGCGCCGCCGCTTTACCCGAAAACCCACCTGCTGGCTGCAAGTGGAATCGCCGCTCTCCTCAGCCTGGCCCTGCTGGTATTCCCTTCCAGCGATGTTGAAGCCAAAAAGACAACCTTGAGCCTTGAACTGGAAAGTCCTGTTGAACAACTGACACAGGATCAAGACGCCGCCGACGCCGCCCAAGCCACAAGCGAGCCCGTCACCTCTCCTTTCGCACAGATTGAAAACAGCGACGAGACCGCTCCGGAAACCGCCCAGGCACCCGCCGCCCCTGCCGCGCCGACCGAAACAAAGAAGGCCCCAGGCCACAGGGAAGTGGTCGTCGCCAAAGGCGATACGCTTTCCACCCTCTTCGAAAAGGTCGGCCTGCCGGCCGCCGCCGTGCACGAAGTGCTGGCCAGCGACAAGCAAGCCAAGCAATTCAGCCAGCTCAAGCACGGCCAGAAGCTTGAATTCGAACTGAATCCCGAAGGCCAGCTGGTCAACCTGCACAGCAAGGTCAGCGATGTCGAAACCATCACCCTGACCCGCAACGACAAAGGTTTCGCATTCAACCGCGTCACCGCCAAGCCAACCGTACGCACCGCGTACGTCCATGGCGTGATCAACAGCTCCCTGTCGCAGTCCGCCGCCCGCGCCGGCCTGTCACACAGCCTGACCATGGACATGGCCAGCGTGTTCGGCTACGACGTCGACTTTGCCCAGGACATCCGTCAGGGCGACGAATTCGACGTGATCTACGAGCAGAAAGTGGTCAACGGCAAAGCCGTCGGCAACGGCCCCATCCTGTCGGCACGCTTCACCAACCGCGGCAAGACCTACACCGCCGTGCGCTACACCAACAAACAAGGCAACAGCAGCTACTACACCGCTGACGGCAACAGCATGCGCAAGGCGTTTATCCGCACGCCGGTCGACTTCGCCCGCATCAGCTCGAAATTCTCCATGGGCCGCAAGCATCCGATCCTCAACAAGATCCGCGCCCACAAAGGCGTCGACTACGCCGCCCCCCGCGGCACGCCGATCAAGGCAGCCGGCGACGGCAAGGTACTGCTGGCCGGGCGCCGCGGCGGCTACGGCAACACCGTGATCATCCAGCACGGCAACACCTACCGCACGCTGTACGGCCACATGCAGGGCTTCGCCAAAGGCGTGAAGACCGGCGGAACCGTCAAGCAAGGCCAGGTGATCGGCTACATCGGCACGACCGGCCTTTCCACCGGCCCGCACCTGCACTACGAGTTCCAGGTCAACGGCGTTCACGTCGACCCGCTGGGCCAGAAGCTGCCGATGGCCGACCCGATCGCCAAGTCCGAACGCGCCCGCTTCCTCGCACAGAGCCAGCCGCTGATGGCGCGCATGGACCAAGAGAAGGCCACCTTGCTGGCCTCGAGCAAGCGTTAA